Genomic window (Bosea vaviloviae):
AGCGCCTTGGCAGCGGCGCGCAGATCCTCAAGCCCGTGCCTGACGACCTCGAAAGGCTGGTCGCTCATCAGGCCGGCGACAGGCAACGCCAGCTCGGCCGTCACGACACCTCTGTCGGCCACGGCGAAACCGCCACCGGTTTCGATCAATCGATTGGCAGCCGCGGCCATGGAGGCCTCGTCCACGCCGACGACGCAGAGATTATGGCTGTCATGGCCGACCGATGAGGCGATGGCGCCATGCTTCATGCCGAAGCCATGGACGAAGCCGGTGGCGATGCCGCCGGATTTGCCATGGCGTTCGATCACCGTGACCTTGACCGCGTCCTGCGCCAGATCGGGCAGCGCTTCGCCGTCGCGTGAGAGCAGGGCCATGCTCAGTCGCTCGGTGATGATGCGGCCGGGCACGACGCCGATCACCGGTGTTTCGCCCTTGCGAGCGATCGCCTTGAAATCCGCCGGTGTGAGCTGCCGATTTTTGACACTGCCGAGCCCGACAGGCGCGACCGGGATGCGATCTGCAAACAATGCGTCCTCGACCCGCCGGCCGCCGGCAAAGACGATCTTCGGGCGGCAGGTTGCGAGATCATCGAGCAGCACGATGTCGGCGCGTTTGCCCGGCCCGATGAAGCCGCGATCGAACAGTCCGAAATTCCGCGCGGCCGAGAGCGTCGCGACGCGGTACGTCGCCAGCATATCCGCGCCATGGGCGATGGCCGTGCGGATCATGTAGTCGAGATGGCCTTCCTCGGCGATGTCGAGCGGATTGCGGTCATCGGTGCAGAAGGCGAGGAAGGGCGAGGCGTCGCGGCTGATCAGCGGTATCAGCGCATGCAGGTCCTTCGAGACCGAGCCTTCGCGGATCAGGATGGCCATGCCCTTGGCGAGCTTTTCGCGGGCCTCGTCGGCGGTCGTGGTTTCGTGATCGGTGCGAATGCCGGCCGAGAGATAGCCGTTGAGGTCCATGCCCCGCACAAGCGGCGCGTGGCCGTCGATATGCCGGTGCGAAAAGGCCTCCAGCTTGGCCAGGCAGCCGGGATCGCGATGCAGCAGGCCGGGAAAATTCATGAACTCGGCCAGCCCGATCACCTTGGGATGGTCCATCAGGGCAACGAGATCGGCCGCCTCCAGCCTCGCGCCGGCGGTCTCCAGATGGGTCGCCGGCACACAGCTCGAAAGCTGGACGCGCAGATCCATGCGCATCGCCTCGGCGCAGGCCAGGAAATAGCTGATGCCCTCGACGCCCAACACATTGGCGATCTCATGGGGGTCGCAGATCGCGGTCGTCACGCCATGGGGCAGCACGCAGCGCTCGAATTCGAGCGGCGTCACCAGCGAGGATTCGACATGCAGATGCGTGTCGATGAAGCCCGGCACGGCGATGAGGCCGGTCGCATCGAACTCGACCTTGCCCTGATAGGAGCCGTAGGTGCCGACGATGGTGTCGCCGCAGAGCGCGATATCGGTCTCGACCAGCCCGCCCGTGACGAGGTCGAGGAGCCGCGCACCGCGGATGACGAGGTCGGCCGGCTCGTCGCCGCGTCCCTGGGCAATCCGGCGGGCGAGGGTTGCGGCGTCGGTCATGGCGCTGATTCCGTATGGCAGGGATGCGGAAGCCTGCACGCAGCCCGGCGGATTGTCGACTTGGAGGCGAGAGCCTCCCGGCCTAGATAGTCGAACGCCATTCCCTTTGCCCGGAGACCGCGATGAAACTCACCTGGTTCGGCCATTCCGCCTTTCGCCTCGATCTCGACGGGGCCTCGCTGCTGATCGACCCGTTCTTCACCGGCAATCCGGCCTTCGAAGGCGATGTCGCCGCGGCCTCCAAGGGGGTCAGCCACATCGTCATCACCCATGGCCACGGTGACCATATCGGCGATGCGCGTGCGATCGCCGAAGCGAATGGCGCGACTGTGATCACCAATTACGATCTGTGCATGTACCTCGCCTCCAAGGGACTCAAGAAATTCGAGCCGATGAACACCGGCGGGACGGTCGATCTTGGCGCCTTCAGCGTCAGCTTGGTGCGCGCCGACCATTCCGCAGGCTTGGTCGAGGCCGGCGTGATCTGTCCGCTCGGCAGCGCCAATGGCGCGGTCATCAAGGCCAAAGGCGAGAAGACGCTCTGGCATATGGGGGATACTGACATCTTCCCAGGCATGGACCTGATCAGCGAGATCCATGGCGTCGAGATCTGCATCTGCCCGATCGGCGACCGTTTCACCATGGGCGGAAAGACTGCGGCGCTCGCCATGACGCGCTTCGTTCGGCCCAAGGTCGCAATCCCTTGCCATTACGGCTCCTTCCCGATCATTGATCCTAACGCCGACGCCTTCGTCGCCGCATTGAAGGGCAGCGACGTGCAGGCGCTGGTGCCGAAGAAGGGCGAAGCGGTTTCGCTTTGATCAGTCAGTCATTACTGACTTACGTGTTTGACGCCCGCGCGCTATAGCGCGGGCAAATCATTTTTCAGGAGCCCGCCATGTCGGTCGACCTCGCCACCGTCAAGCGCGTCGCGCATCTCGCACGCATTGCCGTTCCGGAAGCCGATTTGCCCAAGCTGCAAGGCGAGCTCAACGCGATCCTCGGCTTCGTCGAGCAGTTGAACGAGGTCGATGTCGCGGGCGTCGAGCCGATGACCTCGGTGACGCCGATGGCGATGAAGCTGCGGGCCGACATCGTGAATGACGGCGAGATCGCCGACACGATCGTCGCCAACGCGCCAGCGTCCGAAGATAATTATTTCATGGTGCCGAAGGTGATCGAATAGGCGCGAGAAGCGCCTATTCGATCATCCTCGGGGGCGCGAAGCGCAACCCGGGGATCTCCTGACGTTTGCTGAACGGATATCCCACGTGACCGATCTCACCCGCCTGACCCTGACCGAGGCCCGCGATGGGCTGAAGGCGAAGACCTTTTCCGCAACCGAAATCACCAAGGCCCATATCGCCTCGGTCGAGAAGGCGCGCGCGCTCAACGCCTATGTGCTCGAGACGCCCGAGCATGCCCTGAAGCAGGC
Coding sequences:
- the ade gene encoding adenine deaminase, producing the protein MTDAATLARRIAQGRGDEPADLVIRGARLLDLVTGGLVETDIALCGDTIVGTYGSYQGKVEFDATGLIAVPGFIDTHLHVESSLVTPLEFERCVLPHGVTTAICDPHEIANVLGVEGISYFLACAEAMRMDLRVQLSSCVPATHLETAGARLEAADLVALMDHPKVIGLAEFMNFPGLLHRDPGCLAKLEAFSHRHIDGHAPLVRGMDLNGYLSAGIRTDHETTTADEAREKLAKGMAILIREGSVSKDLHALIPLISRDASPFLAFCTDDRNPLDIAEEGHLDYMIRTAIAHGADMLATYRVATLSAARNFGLFDRGFIGPGKRADIVLLDDLATCRPKIVFAGGRRVEDALFADRIPVAPVGLGSVKNRQLTPADFKAIARKGETPVIGVVPGRIITERLSMALLSRDGEALPDLAQDAVKVTVIERHGKSGGIATGFVHGFGMKHGAIASSVGHDSHNLCVVGVDEASMAAAANRLIETGGGFAVADRGVVTAELALPVAGLMSDQPFEVVRHGLEDLRAAAKALGVVLAEPFLQVAFLTLPVIPHLKITDKGLVDVDRFDFV
- a CDS encoding metal-dependent hydrolase, which codes for MKLTWFGHSAFRLDLDGASLLIDPFFTGNPAFEGDVAAASKGVSHIVITHGHGDHIGDARAIAEANGATVITNYDLCMYLASKGLKKFEPMNTGGTVDLGAFSVSLVRADHSAGLVEAGVICPLGSANGAVIKAKGEKTLWHMGDTDIFPGMDLISEIHGVEICICPIGDRFTMGGKTAALAMTRFVRPKVAIPCHYGSFPIIDPNADAFVAALKGSDVQALVPKKGEAVSL
- the gatC gene encoding Asp-tRNA(Asn)/Glu-tRNA(Gln) amidotransferase subunit GatC yields the protein MSVDLATVKRVAHLARIAVPEADLPKLQGELNAILGFVEQLNEVDVAGVEPMTSVTPMAMKLRADIVNDGEIADTIVANAPASEDNYFMVPKVIE